AAGCTGGTGATAGCGCCTCCGCTAGATTTGAGGCTGCGTTTCTCCACTTTTCGCTGGGTTATCCACAGCGTTCAAGAGGCTGTGGAAGAAGTTTTTCACAGGGAGCCGAGAAAATTCCTGGCACAGATCAAAATGCGAGCCGGCCGACCTTCACTGTCGCCTCCTCGACCCCTCGTAACGGGACAAATTGACCGCCGATACCCAGCACCAGCACCGGCTGGTCCAACACGTTGGTTTCGAACAGGCTGAGCAGGCCCCAGTTGTTCCGCCTGGTATTCGGCCGGACAACACCCTCGACGAGTTTGGGACCTTGCGCACGGAAAATCGATCGGATCAGGTCGCGGTCTCGACGAGGGCCAGATTGATCCATTTTCTCGATCTCGGCTGACAAACGCGCTTCGACGAACTGCAGATAGGCATCCATCGTCGGATTGGTCACCGCCAACCAGACTGCCAGCATCAAACTTCCGACCAATCCGGCCAAGGTCACAGTACTCATCATGTACTTTCTTCGAGCATCCGCGGCACATTCAGAAGCGGGTGGCAGGCGTCCGACGGTTTGACAAATGCACCCCGTCTGTTTAGCTTACGCCCGATTTCCACGGAATGGAATACGAAGGCGCGTGACCGTGCCGGTTCGAGAGATACGGAGGAGCCACTATGTTCGTTTGGAGTAAACGCCTCGTCGCCGGCCTGCTGGCGGGTTTCGTCCTGCTTATTGGAATATTCCTGGTTCAGGGAGAGCCTGAATCGATCAGCGGCTTGAAGATCCATACCACCCGCTGGATCACGGTGAACTATATCGGTCTGCTGATATGGCTGTTTGTGTGGATGTTCGATCAAGCGCGGGTGCGCGGAAAAAATGTGCTGTTGTGGCTGGTGCCATTCGCCTTGGCGCCGCTGCCGACCCTGATGCTGTTTATTTTGTTTTTACAGAAGAAGATGAAGTAGGCTACTGCAGAGCCCGCCGGAATATGGAGGGGATGGCGACCAGCCCGATGGTGGACGTTGCGTACTCATCAATCCGCCTAGCGAGCTCGCTTATCGTCTACGCTACGAAGCCCACCTCATATCAAGCTTCTTCTGATTGAGCGCGCAATCACGCAGGTACAAATTAATCAGATTCTGATACGGCATCCCGATTTCATCAGCCAACCCTTTGAAATAGGCCACGGTCGTTTTATCCAATCGAATCGTAATGGGTTGCTTCAACCGCCCGCGGTACGGATTGCGCTGCCCCTTCATCTTTGAGAAATCATATTCCGCCCTCATATGTCACCTCTCATAATGCTTCCCCTCCTGCCGTGTCGCTTTTCTGGCCGAGATGATGCGAATAACGTCGTCTCGTTCACGATAGCAGTGACACACGACCAGGATTCGTAGCGTGAAACTCAGGCCCAGCATAAGAAATCGATCCTCCTCCGAATGATCCGGATCGTAGAACCGCTTCGCGTGGTCGTCGAGAAATACCGACTGCGCCTCCTCGAACGAGACACCGTGCTTCCGAATATTTTGCCGATTCTTTTTTTCATCCCACTCAAACCGAATATCACCCATGCATACAGTGTACATATGTTAAGTCCCGGGTTCAATTGCACCCGGCGGACCATCGGATGTGGAGTGCCCGATATTCGCCAACATTTAGCAGGAAGTCTCGGCCTCTCCCCTTTCCGCATTCACCTCTGTATGCTCTGCGACAGGCTTGCGAAGAATCCACAGCAACCATAGACCCGGTAATGCAGCGAGGAAGGTCACAAAGAAAAACGGGCCCCACCCGGCCAACCCCACCAGTTTCGCCGCCGGCCAGCCGAGAAACACGCGGCCGAGCGCTTCAACGGACGAGAGCAGCGCAAACTGAGTCGCCGTGTAGCGGTGGTTGCAGAGCGACATGACCAGCGCCACGAAGGCAGCGGTGCCCATTCCTCCAGTAAGGTTTTCCACTCCGACCGCCAGGGCCATCACCGCATAACTCTTCCCGGCCCAGGCCAGCCACATGAATGTCAGGTTCGAGAGCGCCTGCAGTATCCCAAACACAAAGAGTGAACGGAACAGCCCCAGCCGCGGCATCAAGCTGCCGCCGATAAACGCGCCCAGAATGGTCGCTCCCATCCCGAACGCGCGAACCACGCCGATATCCTCCGACGAAAACTGCACGCCTCGCAGCAGAAACGACGTCGTTAAGGCGCCGGCAAAGGCGTCGCCCAGTTTATAGAGCACGATCAGTCCCAGTAACGCTAGCGCCATCGGGCGTGCAAGAAATTCCGTCAACGGACCCCACACCGCTTCCGCCATCGAGTGCGGCGCCGCCTGCGCGTTCTCCGGTTCGGGACTCATGAAGATGGTGAGGATGCCCAAGGCCATCAAGCCTGCCATGCAGAGATAGGCCGCCGGCCAGTTCAAGCGAGACGCCAGAATCAGCGCCAAGGATCCGGACGCGATCATGGCGATGCGATATCCCATCACCCAGGTCGCCGCCCCCAGGCCTCGTTCCTCCGGTTTCAGGACATCGGTCCGATAGGCATCAAAGACAATGTCTTGCGAGGCGGAAAGGAAGGCGACCGCCAGAGCCAAGGCCGCGAACACCTGCGCGCCTTCTGCGGGTCCGATCAAGGCCATAAGCGTCAGCGCGACTGCGAGACCGGTTTGAGTCACGATCATCCAGCCGCGCCTGCGCCC
The DNA window shown above is from Nitrospira sp. CR1.1 and carries:
- a CDS encoding DUF4359 domain-containing protein, translating into MMSTVTLAGLVGSLMLAVWLAVTNPTMDAYLQFVEARLSAEIEKMDQSGPRRDRDLIRSIFRAQGPKLVEGVVRPNTRRNNWGLLSLFETNVLDQPVLVLGIGGQFVPLRGVEEATVKVGRLAF
- a CDS encoding antitoxin; translation: MRAEYDFSKMKGQRNPYRGRLKQPITIRLDKTTVAYFKGLADEIGMPYQNLINLYLRDCALNQKKLDMRWAS
- a CDS encoding BrnT family toxin, which gives rise to MGDIRFEWDEKKNRQNIRKHGVSFEEAQSVFLDDHAKRFYDPDHSEEDRFLMLGLSFTLRILVVCHCYRERDDVIRIISARKATRQEGKHYER
- a CDS encoding MFS transporter → MNHSSIRAYLTPRLGIMLPLGFASGLPLALTGGTLQAWLTEAGLDLTTIGLFAYVGLPYTLKFLWAPVMDRIVPPWLGRRRGWMIVTQTGLAVALTLMALIGPAEGAQVFAALALAVAFLSASQDIVFDAYRTDVLKPEERGLGAATWVMGYRIAMIASGSLALILASRLNWPAAYLCMAGLMALGILTIFMSPEPENAQAAPHSMAEAVWGPLTEFLARPMALALLGLIVLYKLGDAFAGALTTSFLLRGVQFSSEDIGVVRAFGMGATILGAFIGGSLMPRLGLFRSLFVFGILQALSNLTFMWLAWAGKSYAVMALAVGVENLTGGMGTAAFVALVMSLCNHRYTATQFALLSSVEALGRVFLGWPAAKLVGLAGWGPFFFVTFLAALPGLWLLWILRKPVAEHTEVNAERGEAETSC